Proteins from a single region of Bogoriella caseilytica:
- a CDS encoding ABC transporter ATP-binding protein produces MSDENLLSTADLHVAFSLPGGREARAVDGVNLEVKPGEIVALAGESGCGKTTLARTLLGLEKPTAGAVTFGGKPLGTTTKQLRAFRKKVQLVLQDPTGALNPRQTVYEAVAEGLRIHGIHDDEHGRVVRALSQAGLRPAERYLMRYSFELSGGQRQRVVIAGALALAPKIIVADEPVASLDASVRGEILALLKELRDDYGLGALVVTHDLGLAWNIADRIAVMYLGRIVEQGPVEQVLLDPQHPYTRALVSVLPESPVGEPQVLTGEAPDASAIPSGCRFHSRCPVYNSGVAEQVGVAEKCTTVDLNVLGSETRQWQAACHVAHVSGREEVRDTVQASN; encoded by the coding sequence GTGAGCGACGAGAACCTGCTGTCCACCGCCGACCTCCACGTGGCCTTCTCCCTGCCGGGCGGGCGCGAGGCCCGCGCCGTCGACGGCGTCAACCTCGAGGTCAAGCCCGGGGAGATCGTGGCCCTGGCCGGGGAGTCCGGCTGCGGCAAGACCACCCTGGCGCGCACGCTCCTCGGCCTGGAGAAGCCGACGGCCGGAGCGGTGACCTTCGGCGGCAAGCCGCTGGGCACGACCACCAAGCAGCTGCGTGCTTTCCGCAAGAAGGTCCAGCTCGTGCTGCAGGACCCCACGGGCGCCCTGAACCCCCGTCAGACGGTCTACGAGGCCGTGGCCGAGGGCTTGCGTATCCACGGCATTCACGACGACGAACACGGCCGGGTGGTCCGGGCGCTGTCCCAGGCCGGCCTCCGCCCGGCGGAGCGCTACCTGATGCGGTACTCCTTCGAGCTGTCCGGCGGTCAGCGGCAGCGTGTGGTCATTGCCGGGGCTCTGGCACTCGCACCCAAGATCATCGTGGCGGATGAGCCGGTGGCCTCTCTCGATGCCTCCGTGCGCGGCGAGATCCTCGCACTGCTCAAGGAGTTGCGAGACGACTATGGTCTCGGCGCGCTGGTGGTCACCCACGACCTCGGCCTCGCATGGAACATCGCCGACCGGATCGCGGTGATGTACCTCGGGCGCATTGTGGAGCAGGGCCCGGTGGAGCAGGTGCTGCTCGATCCCCAGCACCCGTACACCCGCGCGCTGGTCTCCGTCCTACCGGAGTCCCCGGTGGGGGAGCCCCAGGTGCTCACCGGGGAAGCTCCGGACGCCTCGGCGATTCCCAGTGGTTGCCGTTTCCACTCGCGGTGCCCGGTCTACAACTCCGGCGTGGCCGAGCAGGTGGGTGTGGCGGAGAAGTGCACCACCGTGGACCTGAACGTGCTGGGCAGTGAGACCCGCCAGTGGCAGGCCGCCTGCCACGTGGCACACGTGAGCGGCCGTGAAGAGGTCCGCGATACCGTGCAAGCTTCGAACTGA
- a CDS encoding ABC transporter ATP-binding protein codes for MPLLELKDVSITYRGLRGTVPAVRGVNLTLEAGQTLGIAGESGSGKSTLAMAMLRLLPPGTDVSGEILLDDEDVLSMKWGRLRAVRWTGLSMVFQGAMHALNPVYRVGQQIAEPLELHQKLTGSALEERVVELLDQVGMPAWRKDSYPHELSGGQRQRVMIAMALACEPDLIIADEATTALDVMVQAQVLQLLRNLVYERNVGLIMISHDLSVLADMCDRVAVMYAGEVVELGKGHALFTAPRHPYGHALGSAFPVIGDMSARNNPRGLAGDPPDPSDLPSGCPFHPRCPVAREDCSTVKPELLTVPAPDDPARLSACLVAQDGDPIVPAGDPTKEPAL; via the coding sequence ATGCCCCTGCTCGAACTGAAAGACGTCTCGATCACCTACCGCGGGTTGCGTGGCACCGTGCCTGCCGTGCGGGGCGTGAACCTCACCCTCGAGGCCGGCCAGACCCTCGGCATCGCCGGGGAGTCCGGCTCGGGGAAGTCCACCCTGGCCATGGCGATGCTGCGGCTGCTTCCCCCGGGCACCGACGTCAGCGGGGAGATCCTGCTCGACGACGAGGACGTGCTGAGCATGAAGTGGGGCCGCCTGCGTGCCGTGCGCTGGACCGGATTGTCCATGGTCTTCCAGGGCGCCATGCACGCCCTGAACCCCGTCTACCGGGTGGGTCAGCAGATTGCCGAGCCTTTGGAGTTGCACCAGAAGCTCACCGGCTCCGCGCTGGAGGAGCGGGTGGTCGAACTCCTCGACCAGGTCGGCATGCCCGCCTGGCGCAAGGACAGCTACCCCCACGAACTCTCCGGCGGGCAGCGCCAGCGCGTCATGATCGCGATGGCCCTGGCCTGCGAGCCGGATCTGATCATCGCCGACGAGGCGACCACCGCGCTGGATGTCATGGTGCAGGCTCAGGTCCTGCAGTTGCTCCGTAACCTGGTCTATGAGCGCAACGTCGGACTGATCATGATCAGCCACGACCTCTCGGTCCTGGCCGACATGTGCGACCGGGTGGCCGTGATGTACGCCGGTGAGGTGGTCGAGCTCGGCAAGGGCCATGCCCTGTTCACCGCTCCGCGCCACCCCTACGGGCACGCACTCGGCTCGGCCTTCCCGGTCATCGGGGACATGTCGGCACGCAACAATCCGCGTGGTCTCGCCGGCGACCCGCCCGACCCCTCCGACTTGCCGTCCGGATGTCCGTTCCACCCACGCTGCCCGGTGGCCCGCGAGGACTGTTCCACGGTCAAGCCCGAACTGCTGACCGTCCCCGCCCCCGACGATCCTGCGCGCCTGAGCGCATGCCTGGTGGCGCAAGACGGCGACCCGATCGTCCCGGCGGGCGATCCCACGAAGGAGCCTGCGCTGTGA
- a CDS encoding ABC transporter permease, translating into MTSHTTAALPAGSESAGNAPGEKAPRSSSGFGRYLINRISGTIVSLIAIVFSAFFIFRVLPGNPVENLMAEFENPSPELQAALIEEWGLNDPLPVQFWNYLTGLLQGNLGTSIQFGVPVNQLFADRLFPTLLLGGVALILAVILGYGLGAQAAWRHGTGFDRRTVYTALVFFAAPTFWVAMIAIIIFSRELRLFPTGRMRSAGAGDNFFAQFLDVGYHMILPTVTLTLMMYSGYLLTMRAAMLDEMGNDYLTTARAKGLRDNVVQRKHAMRNAMLPTTTVVFMSIGNLINGSLITEMIFSWPGLGYTFYQAISVPDYPVLQGLFVIFAGSTVLANLAADIMYWFIDPRARKA; encoded by the coding sequence ATGACCTCACACACCACCGCGGCGTTGCCGGCCGGCTCTGAGTCGGCCGGCAACGCCCCGGGGGAGAAGGCACCCCGCTCCTCCTCCGGCTTCGGGCGCTATCTCATCAACCGGATCAGCGGCACGATCGTCTCGCTGATCGCGATCGTCTTCTCCGCCTTCTTCATCTTCCGCGTGCTCCCGGGTAACCCCGTGGAGAACCTGATGGCGGAGTTCGAGAACCCTTCCCCGGAACTCCAGGCCGCACTCATTGAGGAATGGGGCCTGAACGACCCGCTTCCGGTGCAGTTCTGGAACTACCTCACCGGCCTGCTGCAGGGAAACCTCGGCACCTCGATCCAGTTCGGCGTGCCGGTCAACCAGCTCTTCGCAGACCGGCTCTTCCCCACGTTGCTCCTGGGCGGCGTGGCTCTCATTCTGGCGGTCATCCTCGGCTACGGCCTGGGAGCGCAGGCAGCCTGGCGCCACGGCACCGGCTTCGACCGGCGCACGGTCTACACGGCCCTGGTCTTCTTCGCCGCCCCCACGTTCTGGGTGGCGATGATCGCCATCATCATCTTCTCCCGCGAGCTACGGCTCTTCCCCACCGGGCGGATGCGCTCGGCGGGCGCCGGGGACAACTTCTTCGCCCAGTTCCTCGACGTCGGCTATCACATGATCCTGCCGACGGTGACGCTGACGCTGATGATGTACTCCGGCTATCTGCTCACCATGCGCGCTGCCATGCTCGACGAAATGGGGAACGACTACCTGACCACCGCGCGGGCCAAGGGCTTGCGCGACAACGTGGTGCAGCGCAAGCACGCGATGCGCAACGCGATGTTGCCGACCACCACGGTGGTGTTCATGTCGATCGGCAACCTGATCAACGGTTCGCTGATCACGGAGATGATCTTCTCCTGGCCAGGGCTCGGCTATACGTTCTATCAGGCGATATCCGTGCCCGACTATCCGGTGCTGCAAGGCCTGTTCGTCATCTTCGCCGGTTCGACCGTGCTCGCGAATCTGGCAGCGGACATCATGTACTGGTTCATCGACCCGAGGGCGCGTAAGGCATGA
- a CDS encoding ABC transporter permease — protein MSTETATPSTPPSPTAVRLARWKRSAGSTWKEFRSQKGGMAGLIGLSFFILLAIFGPALVDSSALSVTQATGGRMAPPGDGYILGTDEFGRSVALLTLMGARVTLIIGVAAAFMGMFIGTTVGIIAGHFEGKISWVLMRITEWFMNLPTLVLAVVLVVILGRGMLVLIIAIGVTSWAGTARVIRAQTRAVEGRPYLERARALGAGHGHQMSRHVLPNVMPLVMASTIMAVAGAILSESTLAFLGLYDPDSLSWGMMLNRAWSSGGMSAGAWWYMLPPGFMILLVVLCFTLCGRALETALNPRLRK, from the coding sequence ATGAGTACCGAGACAGCCACACCCTCCACCCCGCCGAGCCCGACCGCCGTCCGCCTGGCGCGGTGGAAGCGCTCCGCCGGCTCCACCTGGAAGGAGTTCCGCTCGCAGAAGGGCGGCATGGCCGGTCTGATCGGGCTGAGCTTCTTCATCCTCCTGGCGATCTTCGGCCCGGCCCTGGTGGACTCCAGCGCCCTGAGCGTCACCCAGGCCACCGGTGGCCGGATGGCCCCGCCAGGCGACGGCTACATCCTCGGCACCGACGAGTTCGGCCGCTCCGTGGCCCTGCTGACGCTCATGGGCGCCCGCGTCACTCTGATCATCGGCGTGGCCGCAGCGTTCATGGGCATGTTCATCGGCACGACGGTCGGCATCATCGCCGGTCACTTCGAGGGCAAGATCTCGTGGGTGCTGATGCGCATCACCGAGTGGTTCATGAACCTGCCCACCCTGGTGCTCGCGGTGGTGCTGGTGGTCATTCTGGGCCGCGGCATGCTCGTGCTGATCATCGCCATCGGTGTGACGTCCTGGGCGGGAACAGCCCGGGTCATCCGCGCGCAGACCCGAGCAGTGGAGGGCCGCCCCTACCTCGAGCGGGCTCGCGCGTTGGGGGCCGGTCACGGGCACCAGATGTCCCGCCACGTGCTGCCCAATGTGATGCCCTTGGTCATGGCCTCCACCATCATGGCGGTGGCCGGCGCCATCCTCTCCGAGTCCACCCTGGCCTTCCTCGGCCTGTACGACCCGGACAGCCTCTCCTGGGGGATGATGCTCAACCGCGCCTGGAGCTCGGGTGGGATGTCCGCCGGGGCGTGGTGGTACATGCTCCCGCCGGGATTCATGATCCTGCTCGTGGTGCTGTGCTTCACCCTGTGTGGCCGCGCCCTGGAGACCGCCCTCAACCCGCGCCTGAGGAAGTGA
- a CDS encoding SDR family oxidoreductase — MTTWKNTEKLSEIPAQDQQWPGTEAALNPAADHGETTWVGRERLTGKKALITGGDSGIGRAVAIAFAKEGADVAITHLPDESKDAAEVKEAVEAAGRTCVVIEVDLRTEEACAHAVATAVDGLGGLDVVINNAAFQMAQPDFPDFPGDQIERTFATNVFATFWTTKAATPHLGEGSTVINTTSIQAYSPSEPLLDYAATKAALNNLTVNLASELGSRGIRVNAVAPGPIWTPLIPSTFDGEKVEGFGADTPLGRAGQPIEVASAFVYLASDEASYVSGTVLGVTGGKPVF, encoded by the coding sequence ATGACCACGTGGAAGAACACCGAGAAGCTGTCCGAGATCCCCGCGCAGGACCAGCAGTGGCCCGGCACGGAGGCGGCCCTGAACCCGGCGGCCGATCATGGCGAGACCACCTGGGTGGGGCGCGAGCGCCTCACCGGCAAGAAGGCCCTGATCACCGGTGGGGACTCCGGGATCGGGCGCGCGGTCGCCATCGCCTTCGCCAAGGAGGGGGCGGATGTGGCCATCACGCACCTGCCCGACGAATCCAAGGACGCCGCCGAGGTCAAGGAAGCGGTGGAGGCGGCCGGCCGCACCTGCGTGGTCATCGAGGTCGACCTACGCACCGAGGAGGCCTGTGCCCACGCCGTCGCGACGGCGGTTGACGGCCTGGGCGGCCTCGACGTGGTGATCAACAACGCGGCATTCCAGATGGCCCAGCCGGACTTCCCGGACTTCCCCGGCGATCAGATCGAACGCACCTTCGCTACGAATGTCTTCGCCACGTTCTGGACCACCAAGGCGGCGACGCCGCACCTGGGCGAGGGCTCCACGGTCATCAACACCACCTCCATCCAGGCCTACTCGCCATCGGAACCGCTGTTGGACTATGCCGCCACCAAGGCTGCGCTGAACAACCTCACGGTGAACCTGGCCTCCGAGCTGGGCTCGCGTGGCATCCGGGTGAACGCTGTGGCTCCGGGCCCGATCTGGACGCCACTGATCCCTTCCACCTTCGACGGCGAGAAGGTCGAGGGCTTCGGTGCCGACACCCCGCTCGGCCGGGCCGGCCAGCCCATCGAGGTGGCCTCGGCCTTCGTGTACCTCGCCTCGGACGAGGCCTCCTACGTCTCGGGCACCGTGCTCGGCGTCACCGGCGGGAAGCCGGTCTTCTGA
- a CDS encoding BCCT family transporter — protein MTLVPFVTSVIVPQIWSGDVAESVETGLANTIETTMQGVVSGLGPWMVVAVAGFVLFSLVMGLSRFGDIKLGQDDDKPEFSLLSWFAMLFAAGMGIGLVFWGAAEPLEYFTSPRPGVNGERLDGAAEGYNHWVEGDIAGVAEQAMNQTFLHWGFHAWAIYAVIGLALAYAIHRKGRPVSIRWTLEPLLGDRVKGWIGDVIDVIAIVGTVFGVATSLGLGVSQIAAGLNHLGLIPSWGFDEDGSVGSIALILVIVVVSGIALISVVSGVGKGIKWLSNVNLGMAAIFLIAMLLLGPTLWLLRTLVESIGDYLGAVVPLTFHTAAYTGEEGFSFQRWWTVFYWGWWISWAPFVGVFIARISKGRTVRQFIGGVLLVPTVMSFVWFTVMGAGAIYEAWEDGGEGRLWSTETAGTVGEQPEAVLFNYIDVLAGGGTALAAGLAIVATVMVAIFFITSSDSGSLVIDMIASGGELDPPKWSRAMWAGLEGLVAILLLVAGGLTLLRDAAILTSVPVMIVMLAMCVALWKALNGEHQVLVEAERRHRREELERRVAARMETHVEKQVDETLDEQFPDRFREELATVTVRMAAEHEPGASPSTPGEAGAAFTLPEAPKRRSWRRRRD, from the coding sequence ATGACGCTCGTCCCCTTCGTCACCTCGGTCATCGTGCCGCAGATCTGGAGCGGTGACGTCGCCGAGTCCGTGGAGACCGGGCTCGCCAACACCATCGAGACCACCATGCAGGGCGTGGTCTCGGGTCTCGGCCCCTGGATGGTCGTGGCCGTGGCCGGCTTCGTCCTCTTCTCGCTCGTCATGGGCCTGAGCCGTTTCGGCGACATCAAGCTCGGCCAGGACGACGACAAGCCCGAGTTCTCGCTGCTCTCCTGGTTCGCGATGCTCTTCGCCGCCGGCATGGGTATCGGACTGGTGTTCTGGGGCGCGGCCGAGCCTCTGGAGTACTTCACCTCACCGCGACCTGGCGTCAATGGCGAACGTCTCGACGGTGCCGCCGAGGGATACAACCACTGGGTTGAGGGCGACATCGCCGGAGTGGCCGAACAGGCCATGAACCAGACCTTCCTGCACTGGGGCTTCCACGCCTGGGCGATCTACGCCGTCATCGGCCTGGCACTGGCTTACGCGATCCACCGCAAGGGTCGTCCGGTCTCGATCCGCTGGACCCTCGAGCCGCTGCTCGGTGACCGGGTCAAGGGCTGGATCGGCGACGTCATCGATGTCATCGCCATCGTCGGCACGGTCTTCGGCGTGGCCACCTCCCTGGGCCTGGGCGTCAGCCAGATCGCCGCCGGCTTGAACCACCTCGGCCTGATCCCCTCCTGGGGCTTCGACGAGGACGGGTCCGTGGGCAGCATCGCACTGATCCTGGTGATCGTGGTGGTTTCGGGCATCGCGCTGATCTCGGTGGTCTCCGGGGTGGGCAAGGGCATCAAGTGGCTCTCGAACGTCAACCTCGGCATGGCAGCCATCTTCCTGATCGCCATGCTGCTGCTCGGCCCGACCCTGTGGCTGTTGCGCACCCTGGTGGAGTCCATCGGCGACTACCTCGGAGCCGTGGTCCCGCTGACCTTCCACACGGCGGCCTACACGGGCGAGGAAGGCTTCTCCTTCCAGCGCTGGTGGACGGTCTTCTACTGGGGCTGGTGGATCTCGTGGGCGCCGTTCGTCGGCGTCTTCATCGCGCGCATCTCCAAGGGCCGCACCGTGCGCCAGTTCATCGGCGGTGTGCTGCTGGTCCCGACGGTGATGAGCTTCGTGTGGTTCACCGTGATGGGCGCCGGCGCGATCTACGAGGCCTGGGAAGACGGCGGCGAGGGCCGTCTGTGGTCCACCGAGACAGCCGGAACCGTGGGCGAACAGCCCGAGGCGGTGCTGTTCAACTACATCGACGTGCTCGCCGGTGGCGGCACGGCCCTGGCCGCCGGCCTGGCGATCGTGGCCACCGTCATGGTGGCGATCTTCTTCATCACCTCCTCCGACTCCGGTTCGCTGGTCATCGACATGATCGCCTCGGGCGGCGAGCTCGATCCGCCGAAGTGGTCGCGCGCCATGTGGGCCGGACTGGAAGGCCTGGTGGCCATCCTGCTGCTGGTGGCCGGTGGTCTCACCCTCTTGCGGGACGCCGCCATCCTGACCTCGGTGCCGGTGATGATCGTCATGCTCGCCATGTGCGTGGCGCTGTGGAAGGCACTCAACGGCGAGCACCAGGTGCTGGTGGAGGCGGAGCGCCGCCATCGTCGCGAGGAACTCGAACGCCGAGTCGCCGCACGAATGGAGACCCACGTCGAGAAACAGGTCGACGAGACCCTCGACGAGCAGTTCCCTGATCGCTTCCGCGAGGAACTCGCCACCGTCACTGTGCGGATGGCTGCCGAGCATGAGCCGGGCGCGTCGCCCAGCACGCCTGGCGAGGCTGGCGCCGCCTTCACCCTTCCGGAGGCGCCGAAGCGCAGGAGCTGGCGCCGCAGGCGCGACTAG
- a CDS encoding serine hydrolase: MSDPRTAGEKAAAGRDGTLTSGEGPAPFVAYRLATAEGAILAENHPDETFIPASTLKLAILVAVARALEGGALSLDHEVPVVSSWPSDFDGTPFDFSYDADEVDNAWPAEGTPISVGDILERMITVSSNEATNMAYDLVGKESVAAVFADAGCTHSALGRKYGDMLAAQHFGRVSYCTAGDLATLMGATVRGDLIGAQWTRYVTDLLSRQQDQVIGGVVPAGTPWGSKSGWVDGIRHDVAYIGEPGPRALVLGVCTRDFPDWPSAVAAIRALADIALRLAAR, from the coding sequence ATGAGCGATCCGCGCACTGCCGGTGAGAAGGCGGCCGCCGGACGTGATGGCACATTGACCTCTGGTGAGGGGCCGGCGCCCTTCGTGGCCTACCGGCTTGCCACCGCTGAGGGGGCGATTCTCGCCGAGAACCACCCGGACGAGACCTTCATCCCGGCCTCTACGCTCAAGCTCGCCATCCTGGTTGCCGTGGCGCGCGCACTGGAAGGCGGCGCGCTGAGCTTGGACCACGAGGTGCCCGTGGTCAGCTCGTGGCCGAGCGACTTCGACGGCACTCCCTTCGACTTCAGCTACGACGCTGATGAGGTCGACAACGCCTGGCCCGCCGAGGGCACACCGATCTCGGTCGGCGACATCTTGGAGCGGATGATTACCGTCTCCTCCAACGAGGCCACCAACATGGCCTACGACCTGGTGGGCAAGGAGTCGGTGGCCGCCGTCTTCGCCGACGCCGGTTGCACCCACTCCGCCCTGGGCCGGAAGTACGGCGACATGCTCGCGGCCCAGCACTTCGGGCGCGTCAGCTACTGCACCGCCGGAGATCTCGCGACGCTCATGGGGGCCACGGTGCGCGGCGACCTCATCGGTGCGCAGTGGACGCGGTATGTCACCGACCTGCTCTCCCGCCAGCAGGACCAGGTCATCGGCGGAGTCGTCCCGGCCGGTACCCCGTGGGGTTCGAAGTCCGGCTGGGTGGACGGTATCCGCCACGATGTCGCCTACATCGGCGAGCCGGGCCCGCGGGCGCTGGTGCTGGGGGTGTGCACCCGCGACTTCCCCGACTGGCCCTCGGCCGTGGCCGCGATCCGGGCGCTCGCCGACATCGCCCTGCGCCTGGCCGCGCGCTGA
- a CDS encoding ABC transporter substrate-binding protein yields the protein MTPHKLLPRAAAAAGALLLGATLSVPAWADADEAETDTDEGVESADEVDSDDPNTLVVGTSQSIETWNPFQQTYVIEHQFRQITYEPLVRLSAEDYTPEPGLAEDWEASEDGLTWTFELREDAYWHDGEQFTAEDVVYTYHIMREDPDISARNAPTNELIADVRAEDDFTVVFELNFPDIGIEASDQVIVPKHIWEEHEGAWGEYDNDDFPIVGIGPFQASEFSVDSYIRYTANEDYFRGAPGFDELVFQYYTEPDTSIAALEAGEVDLIGGLNEQQIRRLEGIEHVTTNTAPDRRWFAMRFNHGPQTRDGEEFGNLREAVTDPAVRQAIHHALDREELIERVRGGFGDPATSIVPNVFTNIWWEPSDDIRVDFDLDAANTLLDEAGYEWADGADFRTTPDGEPLELRIAVDAGNTERENTSLFIQEWLAEIGIDLERVITEDVEDLFLNGDVEMSFTGWGIQPNPVYNLNRQSCGQLPVEPGDGGTDTYYCNEDFDALIAESQQELDEDRSVELFHELQETLYTDNVMIFLWYPHVMEAYNNVKITDVTTQPEDEGMIMGQSGPWAYWSAQPTGETFGGVSTGVLIGTGVVVIVAAGVVVAVLVKRKKTAEDRE from the coding sequence ATGACTCCACACAAGCTGCTCCCGAGGGCCGCAGCGGCCGCCGGCGCATTGTTGCTGGGCGCGACGCTCTCGGTGCCAGCCTGGGCCGATGCCGATGAGGCGGAGACCGACACCGACGAGGGGGTCGAGTCGGCCGACGAGGTCGACAGCGATGACCCCAACACCCTCGTCGTCGGGACCTCGCAGTCCATCGAGACCTGGAACCCGTTCCAGCAGACGTACGTCATCGAGCACCAGTTCCGTCAGATCACCTATGAGCCCCTGGTGCGCCTCAGTGCCGAGGACTACACCCCGGAGCCGGGCCTTGCTGAAGACTGGGAAGCCTCAGAGGATGGCTTGACCTGGACTTTCGAACTGCGTGAGGACGCGTACTGGCACGACGGTGAGCAGTTCACCGCCGAGGATGTGGTGTACACCTACCACATCATGCGCGAAGACCCGGACATCTCAGCCCGGAACGCTCCGACCAACGAGCTCATCGCCGACGTACGCGCCGAGGACGACTTCACCGTGGTCTTCGAGCTCAACTTCCCGGACATCGGCATCGAGGCCAGTGACCAGGTCATCGTGCCGAAGCACATCTGGGAGGAGCACGAGGGCGCCTGGGGCGAGTACGACAACGACGACTTCCCGATCGTCGGCATCGGCCCCTTCCAGGCCTCCGAGTTCTCGGTGGACTCCTACATCCGATACACCGCCAACGAGGACTACTTCCGCGGCGCACCGGGCTTCGACGAGCTCGTCTTCCAGTACTACACCGAGCCCGACACCTCCATCGCGGCCCTGGAGGCCGGCGAGGTGGACCTCATCGGTGGCCTGAACGAGCAGCAGATCCGCCGCTTGGAAGGCATCGAGCACGTCACCACGAACACCGCCCCCGACCGGCGCTGGTTCGCCATGCGCTTCAACCACGGACCGCAGACCCGCGACGGTGAGGAGTTCGGCAACCTGCGCGAGGCCGTGACCGACCCGGCGGTGCGCCAGGCCATTCATCACGCACTGGACCGCGAGGAGCTCATCGAGCGCGTGCGTGGCGGATTCGGCGACCCGGCCACCTCCATCGTGCCGAACGTGTTCACCAACATCTGGTGGGAGCCCAGCGACGACATCCGCGTGGACTTCGACCTCGACGCCGCGAACACCCTCCTCGATGAGGCCGGCTACGAGTGGGCCGACGGCGCGGACTTCCGCACCACCCCCGACGGTGAACCGCTGGAGCTGCGCATCGCCGTGGATGCCGGGAACACCGAGCGTGAGAACACCTCCCTCTTCATCCAGGAGTGGCTCGCCGAGATCGGCATCGACCTCGAGCGCGTCATCACCGAGGACGTCGAGGACCTGTTCCTCAATGGTGATGTCGAGATGTCCTTCACCGGATGGGGCATCCAGCCCAACCCGGTGTACAACCTCAACCGTCAGTCCTGCGGCCAGCTCCCGGTCGAACCGGGCGATGGTGGTACCGACACCTACTACTGCAACGAAGACTTCGACGCACTGATCGCCGAGTCCCAGCAGGAGCTGGACGAGGACCGCTCTGTCGAGCTCTTCCACGAGCTGCAGGAGACTCTGTACACCGACAACGTGATGATCTTCCTGTGGTACCCCCACGTGATGGAGGCGTACAACAACGTCAAGATCACTGACGTCACCACCCAGCCCGAGGACGAGGGCATGATCATGGGCCAGTCGGGTCCGTGGGCCTACTGGTCCGCCCAGCCCACCGGCGAGACCTTCGGCGGCGTGTCCACCGGCGTCCTGATCGGTACCGGTGTCGTGGTCATCGTGGCGGCCGGCGTTGTCGTCGCGGTCCTGGTCAAGCGCAAGAAGACCGCCGAGGATCGCGAGTGA
- a CDS encoding type 1 glutamine amidotransferase, whose amino-acid sequence MRILVVQNSPSSGAGRLSGWLVEEGLSVDLVDGDELPPTLAGVDGVVLLGGGFMPDNDEHAPWLHRERALTREAIAKEIPLLGICLGEQVLALVAGGEVTASSGETERGSVGIDLTEAAAEDRVFSSLAGEQLRMIQNHKDSVTRLPEEAVLLGTNEACKVQAFRVGSVAWGLQFHPEVDASRLKKWNEASLAKVGVDRDALAAAAEVDAPVNVRQSRELLANFAAVVREQAAQRRPAA is encoded by the coding sequence ATGCGTATCCTCGTCGTCCAGAACTCGCCGTCCTCGGGCGCCGGCCGGCTGTCCGGCTGGCTCGTGGAGGAGGGGCTCTCCGTCGATCTGGTGGACGGCGACGAACTTCCCCCCACGCTGGCTGGCGTGGATGGTGTGGTCCTCCTCGGCGGCGGGTTCATGCCGGACAACGACGAGCACGCGCCCTGGCTGCACCGCGAGCGCGCCCTGACTCGCGAGGCGATCGCCAAGGAGATTCCGCTGCTCGGTATCTGCCTGGGGGAGCAGGTGCTCGCCCTGGTGGCCGGCGGCGAGGTCACCGCCTCCTCGGGCGAGACCGAGCGCGGCTCGGTGGGCATCGACCTCACTGAGGCGGCCGCCGAGGACCGGGTGTTCTCCTCCCTGGCTGGAGAGCAGCTCCGGATGATCCAGAACCACAAGGACTCCGTCACCCGCCTGCCCGAGGAGGCTGTGCTGCTCGGCACCAACGAGGCATGCAAGGTCCAGGCCTTCCGGGTGGGCAGCGTGGCCTGGGGGCTGCAGTTCCATCCCGAGGTGGATGCCTCGCGATTGAAGAAGTGGAACGAGGCTTCTCTGGCCAAGGTCGGGGTGGATCGCGACGCACTCGCGGCTGCTGCCGAGGTCGATGCCCCGGTGAATGTGCGCCAGTCCCGCGAGTTGCTCGCCAACTTCGCCGCGGTGGTGCGCGAGCAGGCGGCCCAGCGGAGGCCGGCCGCATGA